In Enterobacteriaceae endosymbiont of Plateumaris rustica, the genomic window AGTAACCAATTTTTTAAAATTCCATTTTGTACTATTACTATTTTTTTTGTACTTACTCCTTCATTATCAAAAGGTTTAGATCCTAAACCTTGTAAAACATGAGGATCTTCTATAATATTTAACCATTCTGGAAAGATTAATTTATTTAATGAATTAGATAAAAATGTTAATTTTTGATAAACATAATATCCATTAATTAATTCAGCTAAATGTTTAAATAAAGAACATGATATTTCACTTGAAAAAATTATTGGAGATTTTTGAGTTTTAATCTTACGTGATCCTAATTTTTTTAATGATTTTTTTGCACTATCTTTTCCTAATATTTTAGCAGAATATAAATTAGGAATTGATCTTGATATAGAATATGAATAACTACATTCCATTTTATTATTTTCTTGAGCTATAATAGAAAGATATAATGAATAATATGTAGAAATATAACTCTGTAGTATTCCTAAACTATTTGCAAATATATGAATTGTTGCAAAACTATTAAAATCTCCTCCGTTACTAACAATACGTTTATCTGTATTTACCGCAATTTTTTCACTTTCTTTAAGAATAAAAATATATTTATTTTTATCTATATTAGAAATATGAAAAAGATCTAAATCAATTTTATTAAAAGCTAGTAATTCATATTTAGGTAATCCTAAACATATATCATATGTTGTATAATTACTTGAATTTATCGCATAATATATAGTTTTTTTTATATTATTTAATGATAAATTATTTGTTTTAGCAAATCCTTTTTGATAATTTTTATAAACATTAATAGAAAATGATTCATTATTATAAAATTCTGATGTTTGTGTAGTTCCATTACGAATATTTATATTAAATCCTATTATTTTTTTAATTGTCATTTCAAAATTTTTAATTTCTTTTTTAGTTAATATTATATAATTTAATATTTTAGATTCTAATATACTACGTTCTTTTATAATTTTTGAAAATATTTTCATTTTATTATTTTTTATTTATATTTTATATTAGTTAATTATATATTACTCTTTGACATAATTAATATATATTTGTTATTATTTTAAAATTCATTATATTAAATATTAAAGAATATACTATGAACTTAAATAAAGTATCATCTGGAAATAAAGTACCAGATGATATTAATGTAATTATTGAAATATCTTCAAATTCAGAACCTATAAAATATGAAATAGATAAAAAATTAGGAATATTATTTGTTGATCGTTTCATTTCTACAACAATGTTCTATCCATGTAATTATGGTTATATAAATAATACATTATCTTTAGATGGTGATCCTTTAGATGTTTTAGTACCTACTCAATATTCTATTTTACCAGGATCTGTTATTAGGTGCCGTCCTATTGGTATATTAAATATGACAGATGAATCTGGAGATGATATTAAAATAATAGCTGTACCTCATAAAAAAATTTCTTCAGAATATAATAATATTAATAGTATTGATGATTTATCTGTTTTTTTAAAAAATAAAATAGTTCATTTTTTTAAACATTATAAAGATTTAGAAAATAATAAATGGGTCAAAATTAATAAATGGGAAAATATAGATATTGCTAAAAAAGAAATTTTATTATCTATTAAAAGAATTAATGAAAAATGTTAATTATATTATATAATATATAATTATTATTAATTTAATAAGTAATATAATATATTATTATATATAATGGAAGTTATTTTTTTATAAATTATATAATAAAAAATATTATAAATATATATTTGTATTAGTTTTTAAATACTAAAATTATTGTAATAAAAATATATATAAATTATATTTTTATTACTATAAGAGTAACTTCTTTTTTAGTTAAAGAAGTAACTACAAACTAGTTAAATTCAATTTTTGAAAATAGAAATAAAAGTCAATATAATTGAATTAAATTCATATATTAATTTTAGTAGTAAAATTAAATTTCCATCAATGTGGAAAAGTATTTTTTAACGATAATGATGCTGAAATTAATTTAAATTTTGAATATTATGAATTATTTATAAAAACTATAATGTCTCATTTTAATAATTTTAATACTTGTTATATATTCTAAAGTATTAAAAAAAGAAAGAGAAAAAATATCTTGGATATAATAATTAAAGTTATTCCATAATTATTAATATTATAAAAAACATATAACTGATTTATAAAAAATAAAGGATATAATATAATTTTAGTAAAAATAGAATATACAGTTAAAAATATAGAATTTTTATCTTTTCTTGAAAATATCAATTAAATATTATTAGATATAGGAAAAGATAGAATAATTTATATTTATTTAAATAACTAAAAAAATAAAAATAAAACCTACAAAACTTTTCATGAAAGAATTACTATCAATAAAAATATAATCAGATATATTATGTTAATTTAGTTACTCAATATCTAATTTTAAAAATATTAAAATTATATCATTTTGTAATTTATCAAAAAAAGTTATTATTTTTTTAAATGATATTAATTTTATATATAAAATACTTATTTTATTAAATAAATAAAGTTTAGATAATTATGTATATAATAAATTTAATTTAACTTACAGAAACTAAACTTACTAAATAGAAAAAAATATTAAATAAAGAATTTAATTTTAAAGATTATGTTAATATTAGTATAATATGAAAATATACTAAATTATCAGATACATATAAATCAGTAATAGAAACATTAAAACGTGAGGGATTAAAAAATCAAATTTATGTAAATATTAAATTCATTAATTCTGAATTAATGAATATTAAGGGAATAAATATTTTAAATAAATTTAATAAAATTTTTATTTTTGATAGTTTTAATTCTAGAGGTATTAAAGAAAAATTGAAAACAGTAGAATAAAAGAATAATATTCCTTATTTTGAAATATGTTTTAAAATGCATATAATTTTAATTAAATTTTCACGTAATGTTTTTAAAATAATTTATGCAATTTAATTGAATTTAATTTAAATTACAAAAAATTAATTATAAAATTAATTAATCAAAATAATAATTTCAATTATAATCTAAATATAAAAGAATTATAAAGTAAAATGAGATTAGATAATCAACAATGTCAATTAAATGAATTAAATTTATTATATCAATTTTATAAATTTAATAATATTATTAAAAGACATCGTCATAAATATAAAGTAAATAATTTATTAATTTATAAACTTATTCAACATGATTTGTTAATAGTAATAAGATCAAAAAATAAATTATTTGTAGAAATTATTAAAATTTCTAATTATTCGTGGTTTATTGGTTATCAATTTCATCCAGAATTTATTTTTAATTTTCATAATAATCATTTATTATTTATAGATTTTATAAAATCTTCTATGAAAAAAGTCAATTTAAATATTAAATAGGATAAAATAATGTCTAAAATTAAAAAAATTATTGGTAGAGAAATAATAGACTCTAGAGGTAATCCAACTGTTGAAGCAGAAGTACAATTAAATTGTGGTACTATTGGTATAGCTTCAGTTCCATCTGGTGCTTCAGTTGGTTCAAAAGAAGCTATGGAATTACGTGATAATGATAATCGTTTTTTAGGAAAAGGAGTTTTAAAAGCTATTAATTCAATTAATAAACATATAAATAAAATTTTAATGAATAAAGATTCATTAGATCAATCTAATATTGATAATCTTATGATTAATTTAGATGGTACTGAAAATAAATCTATTCTTGGAGCAAATGCTATTTTAGCTGTATCATTAGCAAATGCTAGAGCTGCTGCTATATTTAAAAATATTCCATTATATCAACATATTTCTGATATAAATGGAACATCTAATAATTTTTCAATGCCATTACCAATGATTAATATTATTAATGGAGGTAAACATGCAGATAATAATCTTGATATTCAAGAATTTATGATACAACCTGTCTGTGCAAAAAATATAAAAGAAGCTATTAGAATAGGTTCAGAAATTTTTCATCATTTATATAAAGTACTAAAATCTTATAAATTAATAACTTCTGTAGGAGATGAAGGTGGTTTTGCACCTAATTTAAATAAAAACAGTGATGCATTTGATATTATTTCAGAAGCTATAAAAAATTCTGGATTTATTTTAGGTAAAGATATTACTTTTGCTATTGATTGTGCTGCTTCTGAATTATTTTATAAAAAAAAATATCATTTAAAAGGTGAAGGGTTAAGTTTAAATTATAAAGAATTAACTCATTTTTTTTCTAATTTAATTAAAAAATATCCTATATCTTCTATAGAAGATGGTCTAGATGAATCCGATTGGAAAGGATTTGCATACCAAACAAAAATATTAGGTAATAAAATTCAATTAGTTGGTGATGATTTATTTGTTACAAATACAAAACTTTTAAATAAAGGTATAAAACTTGGAATAGCTAATGCTATTTTAATAAAACTTAATCAAATTGGTTCTTTATCTGAAACATTATCTACTATTAAAATAGCAAAAAAAAATGGATATAAAGTAATAATATCTCATCGTTCTGGAGAAACAGAAGATACTTTTATTTCAGATTTATCTGTAGGTACAAATGCTGGACAAATAAAAACAGGATCAATGAGTCGTTCAGAAAGAACAGCTAAATATAATCAATTAATAAGAATAGAAGAAAAATTAAATATTTTAGCTCCTTTTAATATTAATAATAATTTTATTAAATAAAAATTTTATAAATTATATTTTTTTATATTTAAAAAAGTATATAAAATATAAGTAATTATATTACTATGAAAAAATATCAAGAAAAAAAATTAATAAAATGGTTAAATAATCAAAGTTTTTTTGCAAGTAAATTATTAAAATTATCTTTTTTATTAAATATTTTAAATATAAGTATAATTATTTTTCAAAATTGGATTTTAGCTATTCAAATTCAATATTTATTTTTTAAAGTACAAATAAATAAATTATTGTATTATTATGTAATATTAATTATATGCTTTATATTTAGAGCGTTATTAAACCTTATAATTAATAAAATTAATTTTAATTACAGTCAATCAATAAAAAATATTATTAGAAAAAAAATTTTAGATAAATTTGAACAAATTTATATAATTAATATAAAAAATAAAACTTTAGGTAGTATATTATCTTTAATAATAGATCAAATTGAAAATTTACAAGATTTTTATAACAAATATATACCTCAATTATTAGTATCTATTATATCTCCTATAATCATATTAATAACAATAACATTTATTAGTTGGCTTGCAAGTTTATTATTAATAATAATTAGTATATTTACTATAATTTTTATAATTTTAATTGGTAGTCAAACTGCTGAAAAAAATAAGAAAAATTTTAAAATATTATCTATTTTAAATGGTTTTTTTTTAGACAGATTACTAGGTATAGAAACAATACGTTTATTTAATTTAAGTAAAATAGAAATTAATAAAATAGAATTTTTTATTGAAAAATTTAGAAAAAAAAGTATGGAAATATTAAAAATTGCTTTTTTAACATCTTCTGTTTTAGAATTTTTTTCTTCTATTGCATTAGCTTCTATTGCTATTTATTTTAGTTTTTCATATTTAAATATAATTAATTTAGGTTTTTATGGTAATAAAATTACTATATTTAATAGTTTTTTTATATTAATTTTAATTTCTGAATATTTTCAATATTTTATTAATTTAGGATTACTTTACCATATTAAATGTAAGTCTATAGGAGCAGCAGATTTAATTTTACAATTTTTACAAAATAATCCTACAAAAATTAATTTACAAACAAAAAAAATACCTTTTAATAAAACACATTTTTTTATTCAAGCTAAAGAATTAATAGTAAAAAGTATAGAAGGAAATATATTAATAGGTCCTATATCATTTAAAATTCTTCCAGGAGAACGTATAGCTATAATAGGTTCTAGTGGTTGTGGAAAAACTACACTATTTAATGTTTTTTTAGGATTTTTACCATATAATGGATCATTAACAATTAATAATATTGAATTAAAAAATATAAATTTAAATGATTGGTATAAAAAAATATCTTGGGTAGGACAAAATTCTAGTATTCCTTCAAAAACAATAAGACAAAATTTATTTTTTGATAAAAATATTAATACAAATAAAATACAAAATATTATTAAAATTACAAAAATCCAAGATTTTTTAAAAAATTTTCCTAAGGGATTAGATACAATAGTTGGTGAACAAAATATAAGATTATCAGTAGGACAAATACAAAGAATAATTATAGCAAGAGCTCTAATTAAAAATCATA contains:
- a CDS encoding ATP-binding cassette domain-containing protein → MKKYQEKKLIKWLNNQSFFASKLLKLSFLLNILNISIIIFQNWILAIQIQYLFFKVQINKLLYYYVILIICFIFRALLNLIINKINFNYSQSIKNIIRKKILDKFEQIYIINIKNKTLGSILSLIIDQIENLQDFYNKYIPQLLVSIISPIIILITITFISWLASLLLIIISIFTIIFIILIGSQTAEKNKKNFKILSILNGFFLDRLLGIETIRLFNLSKIEINKIEFFIEKFRKKSMEILKIAFLTSSVLEFFSSIALASIAIYFSFSYLNIINLGFYGNKITIFNSFFILILISEYFQYFINLGLLYHIKCKSIGAADLILQFLQNNPTKINLQTKKIPFNKTHFFIQAKELIVKSIEGNILIGPISFKILPGERIAIIGSSGCGKTTLFNVFLGFLPYNGSLTINNIELKNINLNDWYKKISWVGQNSSIPSKTIRQNLFFDKNINTNKIQNIIKITKIQDFLKNFPKGLDTIVGEQNIRLSVGQIQRIIIARALIKNHNLLLLDEPTANIDINSEKDIINSLYNYQDIKTVLMITHKLYQTKFCNQIWKMDNGKIIKKIINNKIIR
- the pmbA gene encoding metalloprotease PmbA, whose translation is MKIFSKIIKERSILESKILNYIILTKKEIKNFEMTIKKIIGFNINIRNGTTQTSEFYNNESFSINVYKNYQKGFAKTNNLSLNNIKKTIYYAINSSNYTTYDICLGLPKYELLAFNKIDLDLFHISNIDKNKYIFILKESEKIAVNTDKRIVSNGGDFNSFATIHIFANSLGILQSYISTYYSLYLSIIAQENNKMECSYSYSISRSIPNLYSAKILGKDSAKKSLKKLGSRKIKTQKSPIIFSSEISCSLFKHLAELINGYYVYQKLTFLSNSLNKLIFPEWLNIIEDPHVLQGLGSKPFDNEGVSTKKIVIVQNGILKNWLLNNYTSNKLHIENNGHSGGIYNWYINNKNNIDYNTLIKKMNNGLIVTELMSNGVNNITGDYSRGVCGFWVENGKIIFPVSEVTISSNLKKIWLSISDISNDIEKRNIIQCGSILISEMMISGI
- a CDS encoding glutamine amidotransferase-related protein; translation: MRLDNQQCQLNELNLLYQFYKFNNIIKRHRHKYKVNNLLIYKLIQHDLLIVIRSKNKLFVEIIKISNYSWFIGYQFHPEFIFNFHNNHLLFIDFIKSSMKKVNLNIK
- the eno gene encoding phosphopyruvate hydratase, which encodes MSKIKKIIGREIIDSRGNPTVEAEVQLNCGTIGIASVPSGASVGSKEAMELRDNDNRFLGKGVLKAINSINKHINKILMNKDSLDQSNIDNLMINLDGTENKSILGANAILAVSLANARAAAIFKNIPLYQHISDINGTSNNFSMPLPMINIINGGKHADNNLDIQEFMIQPVCAKNIKEAIRIGSEIFHHLYKVLKSYKLITSVGDEGGFAPNLNKNSDAFDIISEAIKNSGFILGKDITFAIDCAASELFYKKKYHLKGEGLSLNYKELTHFFSNLIKKYPISSIEDGLDESDWKGFAYQTKILGNKIQLVGDDLFVTNTKLLNKGIKLGIANAILIKLNQIGSLSETLSTIKIAKKNGYKVIISHRSGETEDTFISDLSVGTNAGQIKTGSMSRSERTAKYNQLIRIEEKLNILAPFNINNNFIK
- the ppa gene encoding inorganic diphosphatase; translation: MNLNKVSSGNKVPDDINVIIEISSNSEPIKYEIDKKLGILFVDRFISTTMFYPCNYGYINNTLSLDGDPLDVLVPTQYSILPGSVIRCRPIGILNMTDESGDDIKIIAVPHKKISSEYNNINSIDDLSVFLKNKIVHFFKHYKDLENNKWVKINKWENIDIAKKEILLSIKRINEKC